GTGCTATTAGTGCTAAAATGACAATTATTATAATGAAGATATATGACTTTTTCATTTTAGTTACCTCCTCTATCGAGATTGAGAAGCGGTAAGATTCCCTCCTGAGCATCATCAACGATATATTTCTTGGGAACATTGGGAAGCACTTTTTCCATCATTTCGAGGTATAGTCTCTTTTTTGTGACATCTTTAGCATTTCGATATTCATTGAACATTTGAATAAAACGATTCGCATCACCATTTGCACGATTAACCCTATCGATGGCATATCCTTCTGCTTCTTCGATCGTTCGTTTCGATTTTCCCTCTGCTTCTGGGATGACCTGGTTATACTTCTCCCATGCTTCATTGATGATCCGCTCTTTTTCCTGCTTTGCTGAGTTCACATTATTAAAGGCCGGCTGTACTGGCTTTGGAGGATTCACATTTTGTAGATTAATTGTGACGATTTCAAGCCCTGTATTGTAAATATCGAGTTGTTCCTGGAGCATGAGTTGTGACTGATCAGCAATCTCTTTTCTGTTCAGCACAATGACCTCATCCACACTGCGGTCACCCACGACTTCACGTATTACAGATTCGGATACATCTCGCAACGTCTCTTCGACATTTCTTACTTTAAAGAGGTATTTCACAGGATCCTGAATCCTATACTGTACGATCCATTCAACGTCAGCTATATTCAGATCACCTGTCAGCATGATCGCTTCATTATCATAACTTTTTGAGGAATATTGGGTACGAACTCCAGCCTGGAGAGTACGAAAACCGAATTCTTCTTTGTAAACATGTTTAGTTTTTACTTTGGTTAGTTTATCAATCCCAAAAGGAAATTTGAAATGTAATCCCGGCTGGGTTGTTGAGTGATATTTTCCGAACCTCTGGATAACACCAACCTCTTCAGGATTAACTGTATATAGCCCCGTTGCAAGTAAGATGATCGCAGCGATCACTATCACAATTATCCAGACAGTACGCCGAGACATCTTAAACTGCCGAAAATTGATATCTTCGAACTTAGGTATTGTTGCTTTCATTCTATCTCCTAAATTTCTTACAAATAATATGAGAAATTAATGATCAATTCAATTTCTGGTGATAATGTTTCTTATGAGTATGCTGTCAAGTTTCATACCGAATTCATTATCATCAATGTAAATCTTATCACTGTTAGTTTTTGTTTTTCTTGCCCAATTTTTATTCGCTTTAAAACCTTCGTCCCATGAAAAATATTTGTGATCCCTGGCATCCGGACTACGATTTTGTTGATGAGGTTGAACCAATCAAATTAAGCTACCCTCATGCAGTTTTTACTGGTTCATTTAAGCAAGGAATTTCATCTTATTCTTTAAGTTTCAGAAATGTATCCTCTTTTCTTGGACATATATGCCTGTGTGGTGCTGGAGGATATCGAATCACACAACTCGCATTAGAATATATTAATACAGATCATACTCCTCTTGAAAAAGACAGGTTCACACTCATCAGCAGTAAGGATAATACAATTAGTGATGTTATAGCTTTTATACTCGGTTGTCCAAGGAGGAATGACTCTCAAAAAAATCAATATTTTATCGATGAAACTATAGAAACGAAACGACGGGAATATATCTATAGAATTGAGTATCATCCATTGAAGAAAGCTGTGCAGATATTATACAGAAAGCATCTTCTCGTTGGGAATGAATATATGGATGAATTATGGGAGATCGAGAAAGCCCTTGATAAAAAGCCGGAATCGGTATCCAAAAAGGACAAGATTATTTATAGAACTGCAATGATAAAAATGGTGAGAAATGTCCTTTTTGATGAAGTGCCAGGATTGTTTGAGGTAAAAGAAATTTCATATACGTAAACATGATATGAATCTTGTTTTCCATTAAATACTCTTTTCATGCTTTTTCAACTGCCACATCGTAATAAAATGAAGATCGATGGCAAATAAATTGACATCACTATGTTATAGTTTCTGCTCGATTCAAATCAAAAAGAAGGTGCTATGCAAAAACAATATCCCCTTTTTATCGGTAATACAAAAGTAAAGACTAAAGAGAAACGAACAATTTCATGTCCTCATGACAAAATACCTGTTGGGATAGTATATATTGCAAATGATACCCATATCGATCAAGCAATAAAGAAAGCAGTAAAATGTTTTGAAACAAGCAAAGACATGCCAGCATATGAGCGTTCTGACATACTCTTTTCGATTGCAAAAGATATTGAGAATACAAAAGATGTTTTAGCAGAAACTCTCGCTTTGGAATGCGCAAAAAACATCACTTTTGCCCGAGGTGAGGTAAAAAGAGCAATCCAAACCTTTACTCTTGCTGCGGAAGAAGCAAAAAGAATTAATGGAGATTTCTTCGGACTGGATAGCGTTCCTAAAGGTGCTCATACTCATGCACTTGTGAAACTATTCCCAATCGGACCTGTACTTGGGATCGCCCCTTTCAATTTTCCAATTAACCTTGTAGCACATAAGGTTGCACCAGCAATTGCTGTTGGAAATCCTATTATTATGAAACCTTCTTCACTTGCCCCTATCTCTGCACTGAATCTCGCGGAAATTATCATAAAGTATGTTCCTGACGGTATGCTTTCTGTGCTTCCCTGCTCCGGACCTTCCATAATGAGCGCTGTAAAAAATGAAGACATCAAAATGATCAGCTTTACGGGCAGTCCGGCAGTTGGCTGGAAACTGAAAGATCAGTACAGTAAAAAGAGAATTTGTCTTGAATTAGGAGGCAACGCCGGTCTTATTATCGATGAAGATGCGGATATTGAAGATGCCGTCAATAAATCGATCATTGGTGGTTTTGGATATGCTGGACAGGTTTGTATTCACACACAAAGATTCTATGTTCATAACTCAATATTCAAAGAATTTCTCAACTTGTTTTTGGTCAAAACAAAAGAGATCAAACTTGGTCATCCACTCGATGAAGAAGCATTTCTAAATTGTATGATATCCGAACAGGAAGCGATCAGGGCTGAAAGTTGGATACAGGAAGCTGTTCAACAGGGGGCTGAAATTCTTTGTGGAGGTAAACGAGACGGTACAAAGCTCGAAGCAACCATCCTTACCAAAACAAAGCAGGACATGAAAGTAGAAAAAAATGAAGTATTTGCTCCAGTGGTAACTCTTACTCCTTTTGATGATTTTAAAAAAGCAGTCGGGATGATTAATAATTCAGTTTACGGACTGCAGGCAGGTGTTTTCTCAAATAATCTTAAACATATCAAATATGCTTTCAAAATTTTGGAAGTTGGAGGAGTCATCATCAATAACACACCAACATTCCGAGTTGACCAGATGCCTTACGGTGGTGTAAAGAATTCCGGCTTCGGTCGAGAAGGAGTCCGTTATTCAATCGAAGAAATGACCGAGTTAAAATTGCTTGTGATCTGATACTTGAGAAATCAATTAAAGAAAGCGAGGATGGACATCCTCGCTTTCTTCAATATTTGTTTCGTAAATTTTACCAGAAAATGACTTCCCCTTTTTCAATAGTAAAAATTCTCGGGTCAGGATGCAGGCAATCTTCTTCTACTTTATACAGTGATGCGGGATAGTAATACTCAAAAATCAGTGAATCTGTTGTTGCAATAGTTTCTACCAGTTCATTCCAATCATCTTCTGCCCATACATACCAAGTATATGTGCTGTCGATTTTGATCTTATTCTCTCCACCATGCCCTATCTTCTTTAATATAAATATACTGTCAGTTGGACATCTATCATCTACTATGATATTATCAAAACTGAAAATCTGACCATCCTCATTGAGAATGAAGGGAGCACCAGCAGGAACCGGTTCATAATCCGGCTTCATCTCATTTTCGACCAATACGGAATCGACAATCTCATAAAATACCGGTAAATATGCAATCCTTCTCCCCATATCGGTGAAGGTAACGTTTCTCGAACTATCAACACTTCCCCAATGTATGGGTTGCCAATCATTATCATTGTACACCGCAATATATGCAAATGGAATGTCATCATCTACCTGAACGGATACATCAGAAACAGGCACATATTTATCAGTCACATCTTTAAAATTTTTATAACCAAGCCATGGAGGAGCTTTCATCGAATCAGGCAACACATCTGCTAAAGTATTTTTTTCTTGAGAAAAGACCTTTCGATAGACTTTTGCAATTTTTTCCTGAAGGTTATACTGTCCTGGATTTGCTTCTGCACCCATAAACGGGATCACTTCATCACCGGGAAGCACGATCGCATTCCAGGCATGATTATTGGAACGATCAGGCCAATACGGTGTAAAATCACTGGTTACCGCAAGCCCGTTAGCACGCATCGCATAGATCGTGAAATTCGTCATATCCTCACAGCGGCCATATCCGTTCTTGAGCATCTCTTCAAGTCCCTGATCTGTTGGGTGGTAATAAAATACATCTTTGAAGGTGAATATTTTACGAACGGAATCATTAGTAGCAAAGGCAAGGTGGAGTGGATCTGAAGCCCCGAGTCTCAGCGGTTCAAGACGATGCCAGAAATACAACCGCCAATTTGATAATGGTTCGGAGGAACCCCTGTACGGAAGGATATATTCCCGGAAATCCTCCCATGAATATCCGATTGTCCATGGATACGTTTCATATGCCAGAAAAGCAAGATCGATATGGGTAATAAGGAGTTCGGCTGTCATCGTTTGGACGTCTTCCTGCCTTTCGATCAGCTTGTAATGAAGCTCTCCAAGCTCCTGTTCAAGAGAGTCTAAATATGTCTGAATTTCGTTCGCATTATCAAATTCCATCACATCCAGAGGTGCGATGGTGCCGAGTGAATCAACCAGTTGAACATCCACGAATGAATGATCTGGCATGTACGCGATCAGAAAGGATGCAGCTTCAAACTTTTGAGGATCATCTTTATAGTGATAAAGTACTTTGAGCAGCTCTTTTTTATTACTGCCTGCTTTATCAAGACTTTCTATCACCTTCTCACGATATTCATCCGAAATCATAGGTGTTATCTTTTTCATAGAGTAAGGCTGAAAAACGGAACATGCAGTCATGCTAATTACACTCACGATAATGACGAATATCAGATACTTCTTCATTATTTAAGCTCCTTATTTGCGAACACCAACGGCAACTTTTATGAATCGTGCTGGTGCTGCCCCGTGTGACATTTCAGCTCTCTGTCCCGGCTGCCCTTTACCGCAGTTTGGAACACCCCACAGCTCCCATTCTTCTTCACCGCATATAGCATCACAGCTCTGCCAAAATTGAGGAGTAATGCCTTGATAGGTTGGATTTTTTACGATGCGGACTTTTTTTCCATTTTTAATCTCCCATCCGATCTCTGTAGTGAACTGGAAATTCAGGCGACGCTGATCGATACTCCATGTTTTATTCGTTTCAACAAGAAGACCGTTCTTTGTGTCTGCGATTAGATCATCCAAGGAACCTTGACCGGGCATAAGAGATATATTGACCATCCTGATCATAGGGATATTACTGTAACCGTCTGCCCTGTTACATCCCCTGCTGTGTGAATCGCCAATGACATGTGCCAGCTCACGGTTCGTAAGATACATCTTATACAAACCATTCTGTATCATATGATATCGCTGTGCTCGAACGCCGTCATCATCATAGCCAAAGGTTGCAAGTCCGGTTGGTACAGTTGAGTCTGCGACCACATTAACGATGGGAGAGCCATAATTGAAGTCCTTATACAGATCAGTTGTGAGGAAACTGCGTCCTGCATAGTTCGCTTCCATACCAAGAACTCTATCCAATTCTGAGGGATGTCCAATTGATTCATGGATTTGCAATCCGAGCTGACTTCCTTCAATAATAATGTCCATATCCCTAACCGGGCAATCCGGCGCATCAAGAAGTGCAACTGCTTCATCTCGAACACGTTCTGCATTTTCAACAAATGGAGTTGCAAGAATATATTCATAGCCCATCTGCTTGTATTGTCCTCCAAAAGAAGCAGGATAGGATCGTACCTGCACATTTGGACCATCAACAGCTGTCACAGAATATCCTCCACCGCTACGAAGCAATATCTGCTCGATGAATGAACCTTCTGTTGTAGCAAGCCATTGATGTTCTCTCCAGAAGCTCATTTCCGATTCTGCAACTTTTATCTTATCATTTTTCCTGAGAATCGTATCGATTTTGTTAAGGAGAGAAAGTTTATCCTCAAGCGAAACCGTAAATGGATCAATGATATATGGAGATGTCCATATGTCCTCATGAATCGGTTCTGGTGCAAGCCGGATGCTGTCTTTTCTAAGCGTAGCAGATGCTTTTGCAATATCTACTGCTCGTTTTGCAACTATCTTGATCTCTTGCTTCGTCACAATGGAACTCGATGCAAAACCCCATGAACCATTTGCTATTACACGGATACCAAAACCGAAGCTTTCGGTATTATTGAGTGTTTCAACCTCTCCATTTTTCATGAAGATTTTCTGGTTCTTTGAAATAATTATTCGTATATCCGCATAGGATGCGCCGTGCAAAATTGCTGCATCCAGTGCTAATTGACAAAGATCTTTCATGGTCATTCCTTTCTCTTCTTATCGTAATAAAAGTATCTTTCCGATATCAGTATATTTGGCGTTATCAATTTTAACGAAATATATGCCATTTGGAGTTTTTCTGTTTTGATCATCCAGACCATTCCAAACTGTCTGAAATCCAAAATCAGTACTCCCTAATTCTAATGATCTTACAAGCTGTCCCTTAATATTAAAAATTCCAGCTGTGACCTCATGGAGTTGCTTATCTGTCGTATAATATGAAATCATTGTAGAACCGGAGGACGGCTGAGGATATATACCAAGGTCGCCATTCATCATTACTGGTTCATCATCGATTGCATAGTATGGATCAGGAGGGTCGGTTGTATATTTTATTGCTAGCTCGTTTTCAAGAGGAGTTGCACTTGCAGGATAGATATCAGCATATGTATAGAGCACGCCATCAGATTGAGTGAGATTCTCAATTCCCAAAGTTGAGTAGTTACTTGTTGCATCAGGATTGCTTATTGTGTGATAATTACACTGCAACTCACCATTTCCGCTTGCTGTGGGATAATGAACCGGATCATACAGAACAAGCTGGAACTTCTCGACTGATGTATCATCAAACCTGTTACAGCACTCATTCCACTCGATGATAAAACGGTTGTTCGTCAGATCATTATAATGGCAAATACGCATATCATGATGATATGTGGTGTCTGAAACAGTATAGGGTTCGCCGATCAAGTCATCCCAATATGCACATACCTGCCCGTATGGACCAAGCGCTGAAGGTATATCCCAGTTACGGAAATTCGTCCAATCATTCGTAATGAATGAAATCCAACCGTTCGAACATATGGTGATCTCATCGAATATTTCTCCATAATAGGTGAATGAAAAAGGTAATGGGATCGTCCTGGACTCATCATCAGCCATGAAGATAACATCACCGAAACCACCCTCTTGAGGATCGATCTCTTCCCAGAAATAGATCGGTACTTCAGAATAATCTACATCATAACTGTCGTATGCATAGTAGCCAAAAGCATCTGGTCCCGTTGGAGCGTTCGTTTCGATTGGACCGGTTTCAAGAGAGAAATAGGTCTGTGTTATTCTATTCTCAGCATCTGTAAGTGTAAGTTCGAAGGGAATATTCCTTCCGATAAAGCAGTTGCTTTCTATTTTCACATTGAATGTACCGGATGAAGTAGCATTCATATTTACTGATCCAAAAGCGTAATCCGTAGAGGTCAGTTCAGCTGCATCGCTATAAACTGCTAATTCTCCATCAATGCCAACCGCATTAAAAGAAGCGATATTTTGAATGGTAACCTGTATTTGATTAATCTGTCCTGGCTCAAGCCATCCGCTTGTGGAATTGACGTTCACATCGACAACTTCAAACAGAAGAGATGATGCAATCAGAGAAAATTTCGATGTTGATCCGGTTGAAATATCAAGCACGAACTCAAGCACCTCTATATCCGGACAGTCAGCATGTATCTCAATTTCATAACTTTGCACGCTCGTTCCACCTGATGTGATATCACCGAATGTTTTTGTTGAAACAGGTATCGTAATGAATGAACTGCTTGAACTGAGTGTTGCACTCACACCTGAAGCTGTTGATGTTCCAAAATTTTTCAATGTAAGATCGAAACTCAGTGTCGAACCTGCTTGAACAGCAGCACTCGTTTCATATTCGAATAAACCCACATCATTTGTTTGTTCGAGAACATCTATTGTATCGATTTTTGCAATGAAATTCGGAGCTGTTATAACAAGTATGATCTCACCAGTGCTTTCCGATGTAAATGGAATGGTCGCATGCCCGTTTTCAAGAAATGCGACTTCATAAAATTCATCGGCTTTTTTTGCTGTGACCGTTCCCTCTTCGAGATTTGTACATGTGACATCCAAATAATTAGTACCAACTGTAACCGTCTCCGGTATCGTGCATTGGATTTCTTCAGGTATGGTCGTCCACATGGTGAGTGTCGGATCACCGAGGATGTTGTACACATAAAAATAAAATTCTACCTGGTCGCCAAGACCCTGCTGCAAAGGAAAATTATGATACAGTTCTATCTTCCCTCGTAAAACTGACAAACCAAAATCGTAGATTCCTTCATCCAGCAATCCGTAATAAAATCCTGAGAAAAGAGAGTTATTCAACTTTGTGCTGGTATGCAGATCTGAAGGTCCCACAAAAACAACACCACCCTGAGGAGCAGTGGGCGTTCCAAGCTGAAGGATCGCTTCGCCAAAGCAGGGATCTGCAGAAGTATTCGCAAAGTCACCAGTATTACACACAAATGAAGTAACAACCGGTGTTTTCACTCCATTACTCAAACTTCCCATATTGTCAACATGGAATTCCGGGTAATGCCATCCGTTCGCATCTCCCCAGCCACGGTAGTTAAGAAAACTGATACCGGCATTGATCTTACTCACGATCTCGGAGGTGCCGGGATATGTCGGTGGATAAAAAACCGTATCGACCTGGGTAAATCCATAATGTAACATCTTATCCCTGAGCCATCGGGAAACTTTGACCGGCGTACTCGGTGTGGGAGGAGTCGTGCTGTAATTTCCTGCAACAACAAGCGCTTTTTTCAGCCATTCAGGATTTTCAAGGTATGGAGTTTTTTCATATGAAATAACTTTGTTAATGACTGTCCAGAGCTGGTTTATCTCATCAATGGACATACGCCCGATGATCACATCAGGAAAATAATCCGTTCCATCAAGAAGCGTGTAGGGATGGTCTGATACATCGTTTTCTGCGCTGAAATAGAAGGATGGTACTGCAAAATAATCGTCCACATCCCCTATCAGAAGAACATAATCTGGCGGTACATCTGAGGTGTCATACACCTGCTGGATATATGCTTTGATTTCGTTGGCGGTTGTGCCGGTTTCCGTAAGCGTTGCAACCGAGCATTCGATACCCTTTGCTTCTTTCCAATCGATAAAATTCTGTATATAATTCTCAAGAAGCTGGTGGCAGATAATGAGCATGTTCGATGGCTGTAGTTGAAGACCTTCAAGATACGATTCGTCAAAGTTATCTACTACAGATGGATATACCTTATAGAATGCTTTGGATAAAGATTTCGGAACCTGCCTGTCATTCGTCGGAACGATCTCGAATTCCATTTTTTCGATTTTTGAGTACGTATTGTGTTTCTCATTATACACGTTCGTTTTGATCTGCAATGTATGCGCAGAAAGATCTCTCATAGTAAATGAGTTTGTTTTTAGGATTCTTTTTTCATCTATCTGATCAACCGTTTTTAGAAGATTACCTGCGTCATCATATTCTGATAATACACACGTATGAATGACTATCTCAATGTCATCCGAAGGTACAGCAATGGTTGTGAATACGTTGTCTTCTGCAGCGGTCATATCGATGGTATTTTC
This portion of the Candidatus Cloacimonadota bacterium genome encodes:
- the hflK gene encoding FtsH protease activity modulator HflK, producing the protein MKATIPKFEDINFRQFKMSRRTVWIIVIVIAAIILLATGLYTVNPEEVGVIQRFGKYHSTTQPGLHFKFPFGIDKLTKVKTKHVYKEEFGFRTLQAGVRTQYSSKSYDNEAIMLTGDLNIADVEWIVQYRIQDPVKYLFKVRNVEETLRDVSESVIREVVGDRSVDEVIVLNRKEIADQSQLMLQEQLDIYNTGLEIVTINLQNVNPPKPVQPAFNNVNSAKQEKERIINEAWEKYNQVIPEAEGKSKRTIEEAEGYAIDRVNRANGDANRFIQMFNEYRNAKDVTKKRLYLEMMEKVLPNVPKKYIVDDAQEGILPLLNLDRGGN
- a CDS encoding aldehyde dehydrogenase family protein is translated as MQKQYPLFIGNTKVKTKEKRTISCPHDKIPVGIVYIANDTHIDQAIKKAVKCFETSKDMPAYERSDILFSIAKDIENTKDVLAETLALECAKNITFARGEVKRAIQTFTLAAEEAKRINGDFFGLDSVPKGAHTHALVKLFPIGPVLGIAPFNFPINLVAHKVAPAIAVGNPIIMKPSSLAPISALNLAEIIIKYVPDGMLSVLPCSGPSIMSAVKNEDIKMISFTGSPAVGWKLKDQYSKKRICLELGGNAGLIIDEDADIEDAVNKSIIGGFGYAGQVCIHTQRFYVHNSIFKEFLNLFLVKTKEIKLGHPLDEEAFLNCMISEQEAIRAESWIQEAVQQGAEILCGGKRDGTKLEATILTKTKQDMKVEKNEVFAPVVTLTPFDDFKKAVGMINNSVYGLQAGVFSNNLKHIKYAFKILEVGGVIINNTPTFRVDQMPYGGVKNSGFGREGVRYSIEEMTELKLLVI
- a CDS encoding TldD/PmbA family protein encodes the protein MKDLCQLALDAAILHGASYADIRIIISKNQKIFMKNGEVETLNNTESFGFGIRVIANGSWGFASSSIVTKQEIKIVAKRAVDIAKASATLRKDSIRLAPEPIHEDIWTSPYIIDPFTVSLEDKLSLLNKIDTILRKNDKIKVAESEMSFWREHQWLATTEGSFIEQILLRSGGGYSVTAVDGPNVQVRSYPASFGGQYKQMGYEYILATPFVENAERVRDEAVALLDAPDCPVRDMDIIIEGSQLGLQIHESIGHPSELDRVLGMEANYAGRSFLTTDLYKDFNYGSPIVNVVADSTVPTGLATFGYDDDGVRAQRYHMIQNGLYKMYLTNRELAHVIGDSHSRGCNRADGYSNIPMIRMVNISLMPGQGSLDDLIADTKNGLLVETNKTWSIDQRRLNFQFTTEIGWEIKNGKKVRIVKNPTYQGITPQFWQSCDAICGEEEWELWGVPNCGKGQPGQRAEMSHGAAPARFIKVAVGVRK
- a CDS encoding T9SS type A sorting domain-containing protein translates to MKKVFVVTMILLLALNILHAKDMFSYSSKGNSIEIQFENTIDMTAAEDNVFTTIAVPSDDIEIVIHTCVLSEYDDAGNLLKTVDQIDEKRILKTNSFTMRDLSAHTLQIKTNVYNEKHNTYSKIEKMEFEIVPTNDRQVPKSLSKAFYKVYPSVVDNFDESYLEGLQLQPSNMLIICHQLLENYIQNFIDWKEAKGIECSVATLTETGTTANEIKAYIQQVYDTSDVPPDYVLLIGDVDDYFAVPSFYFSAENDVSDHPYTLLDGTDYFPDVIIGRMSIDEINQLWTVINKVISYEKTPYLENPEWLKKALVVAGNYSTTPPTPSTPVKVSRWLRDKMLHYGFTQVDTVFYPPTYPGTSEIVSKINAGISFLNYRGWGDANGWHYPEFHVDNMGSLSNGVKTPVVTSFVCNTGDFANTSADPCFGEAILQLGTPTAPQGGVVFVGPSDLHTSTKLNNSLFSGFYYGLLDEGIYDFGLSVLRGKIELYHNFPLQQGLGDQVEFYFYVYNILGDPTLTMWTTIPEEIQCTIPETVTVGTNYLDVTCTNLEEGTVTAKKADEFYEVAFLENGHATIPFTSESTGEIILVITAPNFIAKIDTIDVLEQTNDVGLFEYETSAAVQAGSTLSFDLTLKNFGTSTASGVSATLSSSSSFITIPVSTKTFGDITSGGTSVQSYEIEIHADCPDIEVLEFVLDISTGSTSKFSLIASSLLFEVVDVNVNSTSGWLEPGQINQIQVTIQNIASFNAVGIDGELAVYSDAAELTSTDYAFGSVNMNATSSGTFNVKIESNCFIGRNIPFELTLTDAENRITQTYFSLETGPIETNAPTGPDAFGYYAYDSYDVDYSEVPIYFWEEIDPQEGGFGDVIFMADDESRTIPLPFSFTYYGEIFDEITICSNGWISFITNDWTNFRNWDIPSALGPYGQVCAYWDDLIGEPYTVSDTTYHHDMRICHYNDLTNNRFIIEWNECCNRFDDTSVEKFQLVLYDPVHYPTASGNGELQCNYHTISNPDATSNYSTLGIENLTQSDGVLYTYADIYPASATPLENELAIKYTTDPPDPYYAIDDEPVMMNGDLGIYPQPSSGSTMISYYTTDKQLHEVTAGIFNIKGQLVRSLELGSTDFGFQTVWNGLDDQNRKTPNGIYFVKIDNAKYTDIGKILLLR